Proteins from one Brevibacillus humidisoli genomic window:
- the truB gene encoding tRNA pseudouridine(55) synthase TruB yields MSKVHGVLVLNKPAGLTSHDCVARVRRLLQTRKVGHAGTLDPEVTGVLPICLGHATRIIEYLQDLPKAYEVVMRLGTSTTTEDATGEVVEAKSVDAAAITEERVHAAFRDLLGEISQIPPMYSAIKVNGKRLYELARKGEVIERQARSVFIHELRLHTISYSPHVEVRFYCRCSKGTYIRTLCVDLGAALGYPAHMTQLTRVESGSFRLEQTISLEQLEERHHLGQDLSRYLVPIEDALVFLPRVEVSPERKTAVLNGLSTALPGIQVKEGSLIRLFSEDQLLGVHRVCYGPKGPFAKPEKVFHF; encoded by the coding sequence ATGAGTAAGGTGCATGGCGTACTGGTTTTGAACAAGCCGGCCGGACTCACATCCCATGACTGTGTTGCCCGAGTCCGCCGGCTGCTTCAAACCCGTAAAGTGGGACATGCCGGAACACTTGATCCGGAAGTAACGGGTGTCCTGCCGATTTGTCTAGGACATGCCACTCGGATCATCGAATACCTGCAGGATTTGCCCAAAGCATATGAAGTGGTGATGCGTCTCGGTACGTCAACCACGACGGAAGACGCTACCGGTGAGGTAGTTGAAGCAAAGAGCGTCGATGCTGCGGCTATCACAGAGGAGCGTGTCCATGCCGCATTCCGTGATTTGCTGGGTGAAATCAGTCAGATCCCTCCCATGTACTCAGCCATCAAGGTAAACGGAAAACGATTGTACGAACTGGCACGCAAAGGTGAGGTGATCGAACGGCAAGCACGGTCCGTTTTCATCCATGAATTACGCCTACATACCATTTCATACTCCCCGCATGTGGAGGTCCGTTTCTACTGTCGCTGCTCAAAAGGGACCTACATCCGAACCTTATGTGTTGACCTGGGGGCAGCATTAGGGTATCCTGCCCATATGACCCAACTGACCCGGGTGGAAAGCGGCTCCTTCCGATTGGAACAGACAATTTCGCTCGAGCAGTTGGAAGAACGGCATCATCTAGGACAGGACCTCTCCAGATATCTCGTTCCGATTGAAGACGCACTTGTCTTTTTGCCGCGTGTAGAGGTTTCCCCGGAACGCAAAACAGCAGTGCTAAACGGACTCTCGACGGCGCTTCCAGGGATACAGGTGAAAGAGGGAAGCTTGATTCGACTCTTTTCAGAGGATCAACTGTTGGGGGTTCATCGTGTGTGCTATGGTCCAAAGGGGCCGTTTGCCAAACCGGAAAAAGTTTTTCACTTTTGA
- a CDS encoding bifunctional riboflavin kinase/FAD synthetase codes for MKTIRLSYPLSQQTEAIPCSLAIGYFDGVHLGHRRVIQKGIDVAKARGLTSAVMTFDPHPREVLGQSGYTRYLTPLEDKLEQMEKMGVDIVYLMTFDIPFSSVYPEEFISEVLVPLQAKHIVVGFDYTFGYRGKGTAFTLSEKSEGRYTLDIVEPVNRLGEKVSSTVIREYIHHGVVEQARHLLGRPYKIVGTVVHGDKRGRTIGFPTANLELSGPYLIGKNGVYGVRVTLDGQIYYGVMNIGIKPTFALEKKEKSLEVHLFDFDGEIYGKEMQVEFLFFLRDEQKFAGVEALIAQIEKDVQKAKASFAAKQF; via the coding sequence TTGAAGACGATCCGATTGTCATACCCATTGTCGCAACAGACAGAGGCCATACCATGCTCGCTTGCCATCGGTTATTTTGACGGTGTTCATCTGGGTCATCGACGCGTCATTCAGAAAGGAATCGATGTGGCCAAAGCGAGAGGGCTGACCAGCGCCGTCATGACGTTTGATCCGCACCCCCGCGAAGTACTGGGGCAGTCCGGATATACGCGCTATTTGACGCCTCTTGAAGACAAACTGGAACAGATGGAAAAAATGGGTGTTGACATCGTATATTTGATGACGTTTGACATTCCGTTTTCTTCCGTCTACCCAGAGGAGTTTATCAGCGAAGTATTGGTGCCGCTGCAAGCCAAACATATCGTTGTCGGATTTGACTACACCTTTGGCTATCGCGGAAAGGGAACGGCATTTACGCTTTCAGAGAAGAGCGAGGGGCGGTATACCCTTGATATTGTAGAACCAGTTAATCGGCTGGGAGAAAAAGTGAGCAGCACGGTAATCCGTGAGTATATCCACCATGGTGTCGTCGAGCAGGCGCGTCATCTCCTGGGGCGCCCGTACAAAATTGTCGGAACTGTCGTTCACGGCGACAAACGAGGTCGGACTATCGGATTCCCGACAGCCAATCTGGAACTAAGCGGACCCTATTTGATTGGGAAAAACGGAGTATACGGAGTGCGAGTCACTCTGGACGGGCAGATCTATTACGGTGTGATGAATATCGGCATCAAGCCAACATTTGCTTTGGAGAAAAAAGAGAAATCGTTAGAGGTGCACTTATTTGACTTCGATGGAGAGATCTACGGCAAAGAAATGCAGGTAGAGTTTCTCTTTTTCCTGCGCGATGAGCAGAAGTTTGCCGGGGTAGAGGCGTTAATCGCCCAGATTGAAAAAGATGTCCAGAAGGCAAAAGCGTCCTTTGCCGCAAAACAATTCTGA
- the rpsO gene encoding 30S ribosomal protein S15, with the protein MAISQERKNQLISEFRTHESDTGSPEVQIAILTENINNLNDHLRTHKKDHHSRRGLLKMVGQRRNLLNYLKNKDVARYRVLIDKLGLRR; encoded by the coding sequence ATGGCTATCTCACAAGAACGCAAGAACCAACTGATCAGCGAATTCCGTACCCATGAGAGCGATACCGGTTCGCCGGAGGTACAAATCGCGATCCTGACTGAGAACATCAACAATCTCAACGATCATTTGCGCACTCACAAAAAAGACCACCACAGCCGTCGTGGTCTGTTGAAGATGGTTGGTCAGCGCCGTAATCTGCTGAACTACCTGAAAAACAAAGATGTGGCTCGTTATCGTGTGCTGATTGACAAGCTTGGTCTGCGCCGGTAA